The Hyphomicrobiales bacterium genome has a window encoding:
- a CDS encoding conserved hypothetical protein (Evidence 4 : Unknown function but conserved in other organisms) translates to MGEHNPAAAFRENKTNSNQKHITSVSDAAITDRERQDLVAPFWRRFYNEHCWPARRLDRCSLDELLRLQKAIPYLQSAIDRAVSRKELAR, encoded by the coding sequence ATGGGAGAGCACAATCCGGCGGCAGCCTTCCGCGAGAACAAAACGAACTCAAATCAGAAACATATCACGTCCGTCTCCGATGCCGCGATCACAGATCGCGAGCGGCAGGATCTCGTCGCGCCTTTTTGGCGCCGGTTCTACAACGAGCATTGCTGGCCGGCCCGGCGGCTCGACCGCTGCTCTCTCGATGAGCTTCTTCGCCTGCAGAAGGCCATTCCCTACCTCCAGAGCGCGATCGACCGTGCCGTTTCCCGGAAGGAGCTCGCCCGATGA
- a CDS encoding conserved hypothetical protein (Evidence 4 : Unknown function but conserved in other organisms) translates to MLHAETGIDTTDLALKARRLREVGLFVRETRSPNSPRATHRQVANLIVMILSDAPALYAERTIARAEAMRNMDLKHARQNEDAGPEFAVFKREDASFVDVLADLIQKASNNPDWFAHAYRNTYIEFEPLSFRALVDLDVIGPGPMGGRRIFAATLNFADHTNELTSSAPQSFRRTTRIDAPLLRAIGAEFARQDG, encoded by the coding sequence ATGCTGCACGCGGAGACTGGGATCGACACGACGGATTTGGCCTTGAAAGCGCGACGTTTGCGCGAGGTCGGGCTGTTCGTCCGTGAGACCCGATCTCCAAATTCGCCACGCGCGACACATCGGCAGGTGGCCAATCTCATCGTGATGATTCTCAGCGACGCGCCGGCACTCTACGCGGAACGCACGATCGCTCGCGCCGAAGCCATGCGAAATATGGACCTCAAGCACGCCCGTCAGAACGAGGATGCCGGTCCTGAATTCGCTGTGTTCAAGCGGGAGGATGCTTCGTTCGTGGATGTCCTGGCGGACTTGATCCAAAAGGCCTCAAACAACCCAGATTGGTTCGCGCACGCCTATCGGAATACATACATCGAGTTCGAGCCGTTGTCGTTTCGAGCACTAGTCGACCTTGATGTGATCGGGCCTGGTCCGATGGGCGGGCGTCGCATATTCGCTGCTACGCTTAATTTTGCCGACCACACGAACGAGCTAACCTCTTCTGCTCCCCAGTCCTTTCGGAGAACCACCCGCATCGACGCTCCATTGCTGCGTGCCATCGGCGCAGAATTCGCACGGCAGGATGGTTGA
- a CDS encoding conserved exported hypothetical protein (Evidence 4 : Unknown function but conserved in other organisms): MKANAISRRACLAGAASAAIAPAVSAAPEYSRMDELIADWHFAREQAEALSSEADRIHDTADLPKVEVYDGDQRFRYPYEVSAKFDRWIEAWESDRLQAEFAPRLRERRESLLSELRCLEDARTEAERICGLKAAEELWQRAEQHQWDIRGEVFACQPTTMAEVAAKNAFILRQIQMGLPPTDDELTIIFATPTVA, translated from the coding sequence ATGAAGGCTAACGCGATCAGCCGCCGCGCCTGCCTCGCCGGCGCCGCCAGTGCAGCCATCGCGCCGGCGGTCTCCGCAGCTCCCGAATATTCCCGCATGGATGAGCTGATTGCAGATTGGCACTTCGCGCGAGAACAGGCTGAAGCCCTATCCAGTGAAGCGGACCGCATCCACGACACTGCCGATCTCCCCAAGGTCGAGGTCTACGATGGTGATCAGCGCTTCCGATACCCGTATGAGGTGAGCGCCAAGTTCGACAGGTGGATCGAGGCCTGGGAAAGCGACAGGCTGCAGGCCGAGTTTGCTCCGAGGCTCCGGGAACGGCGCGAGAGCCTGCTGTCGGAGCTCAGGTGTCTCGAAGATGCGCGCACCGAGGCCGAGCGCATCTGTGGTCTGAAGGCGGCCGAAGAGCTGTGGCAGCGCGCCGAACAGCACCAGTGGGACATTCGCGGGGAGGTATTCGCCTGTCAGCCGACCACCATGGCCGAGGTTGCCGCGAAGAACGCGTTCATCCTTCGGCAGATACAGATGGGCCTTCCGCCGACGGATGATGAGCTCACAATTATTTTCGCAACGCCAACCGTCGCTTAG
- a CDS encoding conserved hypothetical protein (Evidence 4 : Unknown function but conserved in other organisms): MPSARVAVAVTGLPEDTQDFHLTLGRAIARAGDDIFRAEDEIAAMEATNAAGAGLIKMALDHAFDREEALIRALATAPASSLGGAAVQLAAAVKIFAWSTMEDTPRPEDERAIRRLMSSALTVMVDAAGLDAERDGVNYLAAPTTNPWRDVYQRLADLFPETVSEEAGHEG; this comes from the coding sequence ATGCCCAGCGCACGCGTTGCGGTAGCCGTCACCGGCTTGCCCGAAGACACCCAAGATTTCCACCTCACATTGGGCCGAGCGATCGCCCGTGCTGGCGACGACATCTTTCGAGCCGAGGACGAGATCGCGGCGATGGAAGCCACCAACGCGGCTGGGGCAGGGCTGATCAAGATGGCGCTCGATCACGCTTTCGACCGGGAAGAGGCCTTGATCCGAGCGCTGGCCACGGCGCCTGCGAGTTCTCTCGGCGGCGCAGCGGTTCAACTCGCGGCAGCGGTCAAGATTTTCGCCTGGAGCACGATGGAGGACACGCCACGTCCCGAGGACGAGCGGGCGATCCGGCGGCTCATGTCGTCCGCACTAACGGTCATGGTCGACGCAGCCGGTCTCGATGCGGAACGGGATGGCGTCAACTATCTCGCAGCTCCGACCACCAACCCTTGGCGGGACGTCTACCAGCGATTGGCCGATCTGTTTCCGGAGACGGTCAGCGAGGAGGCCGGCCATGAAGGCTAA
- a CDS encoding hypothetical protein (Evidence 5 : Unknown function) — protein MSSTATNRQSDKFMVRLPDGMRERLAAAARANRRSMNAELIVHLETALAASGAEPAKPAPASN, from the coding sequence ATGTCGAGCACAGCTACGAATCGTCAGTCCGACAAGTTCATGGTCAGACTACCGGATGGCATGCGCGAGCGTCTGGCCGCCGCGGCTCGCGCTAATCGCCGCTCCATGAACGCCGAGCTGATCGTCCATCTCGAGACGGCGCTCGCGGCATCCGGCGCCGAGCCGGCCAAGCCCGCCCCCGCCAGTAACTGA
- a CDS encoding Arc-like DNA binding domain-containing protein, giving the protein MPQETPSRDLDKVIVRLPDGMREQLKEAAKFAKRSMNAEIVARLADSFEPGKQREPILYVTSRQDLSPGAHDLGEAIARLEEVTAKLRGQMPKSKD; this is encoded by the coding sequence ATGCCGCAAGAGACCCCCAGCCGTGACCTCGATAAGGTCATTGTCCGCCTACCCGACGGCATGCGTGAGCAGCTGAAAGAGGCGGCAAAATTCGCCAAACGCAGCATGAATGCTGAGATCGTCGCGCGCCTGGCGGACAGCTTTGAGCCAGGCAAACAGCGCGAGCCGATCCTCTACGTGACCTCTCGGCAGGATCTATCCCCAGGCGCCCATGACCTCGGAGAGGCGATTGCTCGCCTTGAGGAGGTAACCGCCAAGCTCCGGGGTCAGATGCCAAAATCAAAAGACTGA
- a CDS encoding hypothetical protein (Evidence 5 : Unknown function) — MQAAAYIGVSPTLFDILVNDGRMPRPKLINARKVWDLRRINLAFDALPQSEPDEINETAGKIHFAV; from the coding sequence GTGCAGGCGGCAGCCTATATCGGCGTCTCGCCTACCCTGTTCGACATTCTGGTGAACGACGGCCGGATGCCTCGCCCAAAGCTGATCAATGCGCGCAAGGTGTGGGACCTGCGAAGGATTAACCTCGCGTTTGACGCCTTGCCGCAGAGCGAACCGGATGAGATCAACGAAACCGCGGGGAAGATCCACTTCGCGGTCTAG
- a CDS encoding conserved hypothetical protein (Evidence 4 : Unknown function but conserved in other organisms), giving the protein MVRAVIVDDLPISAVARALGYDSAEAFRQRLGEYLKRGFPAPDPMTGRFDPQAFERWRRLRTPHLFPELVYPMGGARDAAVLAAERRARRSAVDR; this is encoded by the coding sequence ATGGTTCGAGCTGTCATTGTCGATGATCTGCCGATCTCGGCCGTTGCCCGAGCACTCGGCTACGATAGTGCCGAAGCCTTCCGCCAGCGACTTGGAGAATATCTCAAGCGCGGATTTCCAGCGCCGGACCCGATGACTGGGAGATTCGATCCTCAAGCGTTTGAACGCTGGCGCAGGCTTCGAACGCCTCACTTGTTTCCAGAATTGGTCTATCCAATGGGTGGGGCGCGAGACGCTGCGGTTCTAGCGGCCGAACGTAGGGCGCGCAGGAGTGCCGTCGACCGATAA
- a CDS encoding Pyocin activator protein PrtN yields the protein MNTVFLLMAQYDGRVIVPLDQVCRDFFSHLSLDKFLRKVNAGEIDLPVTRMEASQKSARGVHLQDLAAYIDKRRAAAVREMKALNGE from the coding sequence ATGAACACCGTCTTCCTGCTTATGGCCCAGTACGATGGCCGCGTGATCGTGCCTCTTGATCAGGTCTGCCGGGACTTCTTCTCCCACCTGTCGCTCGACAAGTTCCTGCGGAAGGTCAATGCCGGCGAGATCGACTTGCCGGTGACACGGATGGAGGCCAGCCAAAAGAGCGCGCGCGGCGTTCATCTGCAGGACTTGGCAGCCTATATCGACAAGCGCCGTGCCGCGGCTGTTCGAGAAATGAAGGCGCTAAACGGCGAGTAG
- a CDS encoding PIN_10 domain-containing protein, with amino-acid sequence MNVLFDNCTSPVWASTLDGFISHEGHRAYHIRDVPDLKGGRSARDIDWIEHLRASREVWIFISGDGRVLKNPAERAALRTAGLHGFILAKAYQKTPMNQVAATLIWKWPEIVQVTKLLDPPAMHEIAIGKTTKLRQLPL; translated from the coding sequence TTGAACGTCCTGTTCGACAACTGCACTTCTCCTGTGTGGGCGTCGACCCTCGACGGCTTCATTTCCCATGAAGGTCATCGCGCCTACCACATCCGCGATGTCCCCGATCTGAAAGGCGGCCGGAGCGCCAGGGATATTGATTGGATCGAGCACCTGCGCGCATCGAGGGAAGTCTGGATCTTCATCTCGGGCGATGGCCGCGTGCTGAAAAACCCTGCCGAACGAGCTGCATTGCGCACCGCGGGGCTGCACGGGTTCATTCTGGCGAAAGCTTACCAGAAGACGCCGATGAACCAGGTCGCCGCGACGCTGATTTGGAAATGGCCGGAGATTGTTCAAGTGACGAAGTTGCTTGACCCACCGGCCATGCACGAGATTGCGATTGGAAAGACGACGAAGCTGCGGCAGTTGCCCCTCTAA
- a CDS encoding conserved hypothetical protein (Evidence 4 : Unknown function but conserved in other organisms) gives MNALVGIGVYTPAEAERLVDVPAGKITRWLRGHSVQGQDYAPLWMPQVDIGDGRVYLGFRDLMEVRVADAWIAKGISAIRVRAAIELAREVYGLERPLSTDAFKTNGRDIFMKVTERDSDGVERERLLNTFRKQYVFSSIMEPLLRNIDFDASGVPEIWWPKGRNGQIVVDPKRSFGQPIDAVSSVPTAILAAAAKLQGIDLAAKAYDVPASSVRRAVKFESGRETRLAA, from the coding sequence ATGAACGCGCTGGTCGGCATCGGAGTTTATACGCCCGCTGAGGCGGAGCGGTTGGTCGATGTGCCGGCCGGCAAGATCACGCGCTGGCTCCGCGGCCACAGTGTGCAGGGGCAGGATTACGCGCCTCTTTGGATGCCGCAGGTCGATATCGGCGACGGCCGCGTCTACCTCGGCTTCCGTGACTTGATGGAGGTTCGCGTTGCCGACGCCTGGATCGCCAAAGGGATCAGCGCGATTCGTGTCCGCGCCGCCATCGAGCTGGCGCGGGAAGTCTACGGCCTCGAGCGGCCTCTATCGACGGATGCGTTCAAGACGAATGGCCGCGATATCTTCATGAAGGTGACGGAGCGGGACTCTGACGGCGTCGAGCGCGAGCGCCTGCTGAACACCTTCCGGAAGCAGTATGTGTTCTCCAGCATCATGGAGCCGCTGCTCCGGAACATCGATTTCGATGCATCCGGCGTCCCAGAGATCTGGTGGCCGAAAGGCCGTAACGGTCAGATCGTCGTCGATCCGAAGCGTTCGTTCGGACAGCCGATCGATGCGGTGTCGAGTGTACCGACTGCCATTCTGGCCGCTGCGGCGAAGCTGCAGGGCATTGATCTTGCCGCGAAGGCCTATGACGTGCCGGCTTCCTCCGTGAGGCGGGCAGTCAAGTTCGAGAGCGGCCGCGAGACACGGCTGGCTGCTTGA